In the genome of Chlamydia trachomatis A/HAR-13, one region contains:
- a CDS encoding polymorphic outer membrane protein middle domain-containing protein — translation MKFMSATAVFAAALSSVTEASSIQDQIKNTDCNVSKVGYSTSQAFTDMMLADNTEYRAADSVSFYDFSTSSGLPRKHLSSSSEASPTTEGVSSSSSGENTENSQDSAPSSGETDEKTEEELDNGGIIYAREKLTISESQDSLSNQSIELHDNSIFFGEGEVIFDHRVALKNGGAIYGEKEVVFENIKSLLVEVNIAVEKGGSVYAKERVSLENVTEATFSSNGGEQGGGGIYSEQDMLISDCNNVHFQGNAAGATAVKQCLDEEMIVLLAECVDSLSEDTLDSTPETEQTESNGNQDGSSETEDTQVSESPESTPSPDDVLGKGGGIYTEKSLTITGITGTIDFVSNIATDSGAGVFTKENLSCTNTNSLQVLKNSAGQHGGGAYVTQTMSVTNTTSESITTPPLVGEVIFSENTAKGHGGGICTNKLSLSNLKTVTLTRNSAKESGGAIFTDPTSIPITDTPESSTPSSSSPASTPEVVASAKINRFFASTAEPAAPSLTEAESDQTDQTETSDTNSDIDVSIENILNVAINQNTSAKKGGAIYGKKAKLSRINNLELSGNSSQDVGGGLCLTESVEFDAIGSLLSHYNSAAKEGGAIHSKTVTLSNLKSTFTFADNTVKAIVESTPEAPEEIPPVEGEESTATEDPNSNTEGSSANTNLEGSQGDTADTGTGDVNNESQDTSDTGNAESGEQLQDSTQSNEENALPNSNIDQSNENTDESSDSYTEEITDESVSSSSESGSSTPQDGGAASSGAPSGDQSISANACLAKSYAASTDSSPVSNSSGSEEPVTSSSDSDVTASSDNPDSSSSGDSAGNSEEPTEPEAGSTTETPTLIGGGAIYGETVKIENFSGQGIFSGNKAIDNTTEGSSSKSDVLGGAVYAKTLFNLDSGSSRRTVTFSGNTVSSQSTTGQVAGGAIYSPTVTIATPVVFSKNSATNNANNATDTQRKDTFGGAIGATSTVSLSGGAHFLENVADLGSAIGLVPGTQNTETVKLESGSYYFEKNKALKRATIYAPVVSIKAYTATFNQNRSLEEGSAIYFTKEASIESLGSVLFTGNLVTLTLSTTTEGTPATTSGDVTKYGAAIFGQIASSNGSQTDNLPLKLIASGGNICFRNNEYRPTSSDTGTSTFCSIAGDVKLTMQAAKGKTISFFDAIRTSTKKTGTQATAYDTLDINKSEDSETVNSAFTGTILFSSELHENKSYIPQNVVLHSGSLVLKPNTELHVISFEQKEGSSLVMTPGSVLSNQTVADGALVINNMTIDLSSVEKNGIAEGNIFTPPELRIIDTTTSGSGGTPSTDSESNQNSDDTEEQNNNDASNQGESANGSSSPAVAAAHTSRTRNFAAAATATPTTTPTATTTTSNQVILGGEIKLIDPNGTFFQNPALRSDQQISLLVLPTDSSKMQAQKIVLTGDIAPQKGYTGTLTLDPDQLQNGTISVLWKFDSYRQWAYVPRDNHFYANSILGSQMSMVTVKQGLLNDKMNLARFEEVSYNNLWISGLGTMLSQVGTPTSEEFTYYSRGASVALDAKPAHDVIVGAAFSKMIGKTKSLKRENNYTHKGFEYSYQASVYGGKPFHFVINKKTEKSLPLLLQGVISYGYIKHDTVTHYPTIRERNKGEWEDLGWLTALRVSSVLKTPAQGDTKRITVYGELEYSSIRQKQFTETEYDPRYFDNCTYRNLAIPMGLAFEGELSGNDILMYNRFSVAYMPSIYRNSPTCKYQVLSSGEGGEIICRVPTRNSARGEYSTQLYLGPLWTLYGSYTIEADAHTLAHMMNCGARMTF, via the coding sequence ATGAAGTTTATGTCAGCTACTGCTGTATTTGCTGCAGCACTCTCCTCCGTTACTGAGGCGAGCTCGATCCAAGATCAAATAAAGAATACCGACTGCAATGTTAGCAAAGTAGGATATTCAACTTCTCAAGCATTTACTGATATGATGCTAGCAGACAACACAGAGTATCGAGCTGCTGATAGTGTTTCATTCTATGACTTTTCGACATCTTCCGGATTACCTAGAAAACATCTTAGTAGTAGTAGTGAAGCTTCTCCAACGACAGAAGGAGTGTCTTCATCTTCATCTGGAGAAAATACTGAGAATTCACAAGATTCAGCTCCCTCTTCTGGAGAAACTGATGAGAAAACAGAAGAAGAACTAGACAATGGCGGAATCATTTATGCTAGAGAGAAACTAACTATCTCAGAATCTCAGGACTCTCTCTCTAATCAAAGCATAGAACTCCATGACAATAGTATTTTCTTCGGAGAAGGTGAAGTTATCTTTGATCACAGAGTTGCCCTCAAAAACGGAGGAGCTATTTATGGAGAGAAAGAGGTAGTCTTTGAAAACATAAAATCTCTACTAGTAGAAGTAAATATCGCGGTCGAGAAAGGGGGTAGCGTCTATGCAAAAGAACGAGTATCTTTAGAAAATGTTACCGAAGCAACCTTCTCCTCCAATGGTGGGGAACAAGGTGGTGGTGGAATCTATTCAGAACAGGATATGTTAATCAGTGATTGCAACAATGTACATTTCCAAGGGAATGCTGCAGGAGCAACAGCAGTAAAACAATGTCTGGATGAAGAAATGATCGTATTGCTCGCAGAATGCGTTGATAGCTTATCCGAAGATACACTGGATAGCACTCCAGAAACGGAACAGACTGAGTCAAATGGAAATCAAGACGGTTCGTCTGAAACAGAAGATACACAAGTATCAGAATCACCAGAATCAACTCCTAGCCCCGACGATGTTTTAGGTAAAGGTGGTGGTATCTATACAGAAAAATCTTTGACCATCACTGGAATTACAGGGACTATAGATTTTGTCAGTAACATAGCTACCGATTCTGGAGCAGGTGTATTCACTAAAGAAAACTTGTCTTGCACCAACACGAATAGCCTACAGGTTTTGAAAAACTCGGCAGGTCAACATGGAGGAGGAGCCTACGTTACTCAAACCATGTCTGTTACTAATACAACTAGTGAAAGTATAACTACTCCCCCTCTCGTAGGAGAAGTGATTTTCTCTGAAAATACAGCTAAAGGGCACGGTGGTGGTATCTGCACTAACAAACTTTCTTTATCTAATTTAAAAACGGTGACTCTCACTAGAAACTCTGCAAAGGAGTCTGGAGGAGCTATTTTTACAGATCCAACGTCTATACCAATAACAGATACCCCAGAATCTTCTACCCCCTCTTCCTCCTCGCCTGCAAGCACTCCTGAAGTAGTTGCTTCTGCTAAAATAAATCGATTCTTTGCCTCTACGGCAGAACCGGCAGCCCCTTCTCTAACAGAGGCTGAGTCTGATCAAACGGATCAAACAGAAACTTCTGATACTAATAGCGATATAGACGTGTCGATTGAGAACATTTTGAATGTCGCTATCAATCAAAACACTTCTGCGAAAAAAGGAGGGGCTATTTACGGGAAAAAAGCTAAACTTTCCCGTATTAACAATCTTGAACTTTCAGGGAATTCATCCCAGGATGTAGGAGGAGGTCTCTGTTTAACTGAAAGCGTAGAATTTGATGCAATTGGATCGCTCTTATCCCACTATAACTCTGCTGCTAAAGAAGGTGGGGCTATTCATTCTAAAACGGTTACTCTATCTAACCTCAAGTCTACCTTCACTTTTGCAGATAACACTGTTAAAGCAATAGTAGAAAGCACTCCTGAAGCTCCAGAAGAGATTCCTCCAGTAGAAGGAGAAGAGTCTACAGCAACAGAAGATCCGAATTCTAATACAGAAGGAAGTTCGGCTAACACTAACCTTGAAGGATCTCAAGGGGATACTGCTGATACAGGGACTGGTGATGTTAACAATGAGTCTCAAGACACATCAGATACTGGAAACGCTGAATCTGGAGAACAACTACAAGATTCTACACAATCTAATGAAGAAAATGCCCTTCCCAATAGTAATATTGATCAATCTAACGAAAACACAGACGAATCATCTGATAGCTACACAGAGGAAATAACTGACGAGAGTGTCTCATCGTCCTCTGAAAGTGGATCATCTACTCCTCAAGATGGAGGAGCAGCTTCTTCAGGGGCTCCCTCAGGAGATCAATCTATCTCTGCAAACGCTTGTTTAGCTAAAAGCTATGCTGCGAGTACTGATAGCTCCCCCGTATCTAATTCTTCAGGTTCAGAAGAGCCTGTCACTTCTTCTTCAGATTCAGACGTTACTGCATCTTCTGATAATCCAGACTCTTCCTCATCTGGAGATAGCGCTGGAAACTCTGAAGAACCGACTGAGCCAGAAGCTGGTTCTACAACAGAAACTCCTACTTTAATAGGAGGAGGTGCTATCTATGGAGAAACTGTTAAGATTGAGAACTTCTCTGGCCAAGGAATATTTTCTGGAAACAAAGCTATCGATAACACCACAGAAGGCTCCTCTTCCAAATCTGACGTCCTCGGAGGTGCGGTCTATGCTAAAACATTGTTTAATCTCGATAGCGGGAGCTCTAGACGAACTGTCACCTTCTCCGGGAATACTGTCTCTTCTCAATCTACAACAGGTCAGGTTGCTGGAGGAGCTATCTACTCTCCTACTGTAACCATTGCTACTCCTGTAGTATTTTCTAAAAACTCTGCAACAAACAATGCTAATAACGCTACAGATACTCAGAGAAAAGACACCTTTGGAGGAGCTATCGGAGCTACTTCTACTGTTTCTCTATCAGGAGGGGCTCATTTCTTAGAAAACGTTGCTGACCTCGGATCTGCTATTGGGTTGGTGCCAGGCACACAAAATACAGAAACAGTGAAATTAGAGTCTGGCTCCTACTACTTTGAAAAAAATAAAGCTTTAAAACGAGCTACTATTTACGCACCTGTCGTTTCCATTAAAGCCTATACTGCGACATTTAACCAAAACAGATCTCTAGAAGAAGGAAGCGCGATTTACTTTACAAAAGAAGCATCTATTGAGTCTTTAGGCTCTGTTCTCTTCACAGGAAACTTAGTAACCCTAACGCTAAGCACAACTACAGAAGGCACACCAGCCACAACCTCAGGAGATGTAACAAAATATGGTGCTGCTATCTTTGGACAAATAGCAAGCTCAAACGGATCTCAGACGGATAACCTTCCCCTGAAACTCATTGCTTCAGGAGGAAATATTTGTTTCCGAAACAATGAATACCGTCCTACTTCTTCTGATACCGGAACCTCTACTTTCTGTAGTATTGCGGGAGATGTTAAATTAACCATGCAAGCTGCAAAAGGGAAAACGATCAGTTTCTTTGATGCAATCCGGACCTCTACTAAGAAAACAGGTACACAGGCGACTGCCTACGATACTCTCGATATTAATAAATCTGAGGATTCAGAAACTGTAAACTCTGCGTTTACAGGAACGATTCTGTTCTCCTCTGAATTACATGAAAATAAATCCTATATTCCACAAAACGTAGTTCTACACAGTGGATCTCTTGTATTGAAGCCAAATACCGAGCTTCATGTCATTTCTTTTGAGCAGAAAGAAGGCTCTTCTCTCGTTATGACACCTGGATCTGTTCTTTCGAACCAGACTGTTGCTGATGGAGCTTTGGTCATAAATAACATGACCATTGATTTATCCAGCGTAGAGAAAAATGGTATTGCTGAAGGAAATATCTTTACTCCTCCAGAATTGAGAATCATAGACACTACTACAAGTGGAAGCGGTGGAACCCCATCTACAGATAGTGAAAGTAACCAGAATAGTGATGATACCGAGGAGCAAAATAATAATGACGCCTCGAATCAAGGAGAAAGCGCGAATGGATCGTCTTCTCCTGCAGTAGCTGCTGCACACACATCTCGTACAAGAAACTTTGCCGCTGCAGCTACAGCCACACCTACGACAACACCAACGGCTACAACTACAACAAGCAACCAAGTAATCCTAGGAGGAGAAATTAAACTCATCGATCCTAATGGGACCTTCTTCCAGAACCCTGCATTAAGATCCGACCAACAAATCTCCTTGTTAGTGCTCCCTACAGACTCATCAAAAATGCAAGCTCAGAAAATAGTACTGACGGGTGATATTGCTCCTCAGAAAGGATATACAGGAACACTCACTCTGGATCCTGATCAACTACAAAATGGAACGATCTCAGTGCTCTGGAAATTTGACTCTTATAGGCAATGGGCTTATGTACCTAGAGACAATCATTTCTATGCGAACTCGATTCTGGGATCTCAAATGTCAATGGTCACAGTCAAACAAGGCTTGCTCAACGATAAAATGAATCTAGCTCGCTTTGAGGAAGTTAGCTATAACAACCTGTGGATATCAGGACTAGGAACGATGCTATCGCAAGTAGGAACACCTACTTCTGAAGAATTCACTTATTACAGCAGAGGAGCTTCTGTTGCCTTAGATGCTAAACCAGCCCATGATGTGATTGTTGGAGCTGCATTTAGTAAGATGATCGGGAAAACAAAATCCTTGAAAAGAGAGAATAACTACACTCACAAAGGATTCGAATATTCTTACCAAGCATCGGTATACGGAGGCAAACCATTCCACTTTGTAATCAATAAAAAAACGGAAAAATCGCTACCGCTATTGTTACAAGGAGTCATCTCTTACGGATATATCAAACATGATACAGTGACTCACTATCCAACGATCCGTGAACGAAACAAAGGAGAATGGGAAGACTTAGGATGGCTGACAGCTCTCCGTGTCTCCTCTGTCTTAAAAACTCCTGCACAAGGGGATACTAAACGTATCACTGTTTACGGAGAATTGGAATACTCCAGTATCCGTCAGAAACAATTCACAGAAACAGAATACGATCCTCGTTACTTCGACAACTGCACCTATAGAAACTTAGCAATTCCTATGGGGTTAGCATTCGAAGGAGAGCTCTCTGGTAACGATATTTTGATGTACAACAGATTCTCTGTAGCATACATGCCATCAATCTATCGAAATTCTCCAACATGCAAATACCAAGTGCTCTCTTCAGGAGAAGGCGGAGAAATTATTTGTAGAGTACCGACAAGAAACTCAGCTCGCGGAGAATACAGCACGCAGCTGTACCTGGGACCTTTGTGGACTCTGTATGGATCCTACACGATAGAAGCAGACGCACATACACTAGCTCATATGATGAACTGCGGTGCTCGTATGACATTCTAA
- a CDS encoding metal ABC transporter solute-binding protein, Zn/Mn family: MRLLFLLLFSLGITCSYGDEVSTRKQILVSIVPYKFLVEQIAGDTCQVFSIVMDNHDPHNYELSPKYIEKIRQVELWFRIGEGFEKTCERIISCKQVDLAANIDKITNGACCQRFLSFDTHTWLSPKNLKIQIQAITEALVETAPEHETLYRKNCSLLQSQLDLLDQKISSIISSTSQRNVLVTHGAFAYFCRDYGFIQHTIERANHSELSPKDVVRVERTIRDHNLHSVILLKHAGKRSSAALVRKFNMTPILLDPYAEDVFNNLLAIATAFANL; the protein is encoded by the coding sequence ATGCGTTTACTCTTTTTACTCCTCTTTTCTTTGGGGATCACTTGTTCCTATGGAGACGAGGTTTCTACTCGCAAGCAGATTTTGGTCAGCATTGTCCCCTATAAATTTCTTGTGGAACAAATCGCGGGGGATACCTGTCAGGTGTTCTCTATTGTTATGGACAACCATGACCCTCATAACTATGAGCTTTCGCCTAAATATATAGAAAAGATCCGCCAGGTTGAACTTTGGTTTAGAATTGGTGAGGGATTTGAAAAAACTTGTGAGAGAATTATTTCGTGCAAGCAAGTAGATCTAGCAGCAAATATCGATAAAATTACAAATGGGGCCTGCTGCCAGCGTTTTCTTAGTTTTGATACCCACACCTGGTTAAGTCCTAAAAACCTAAAAATTCAAATCCAGGCCATTACAGAAGCTTTAGTGGAGACCGCCCCTGAACACGAAACTCTGTACCGTAAAAACTGTTCTCTATTACAGTCTCAACTAGATCTTTTGGATCAAAAGATTTCTTCTATTATTTCTAGTACATCACAACGCAATGTTCTAGTTACCCACGGAGCTTTTGCTTATTTTTGTAGAGATTACGGCTTTATACAACATACTATCGAGCGAGCTAACCACTCAGAGTTATCTCCTAAAGATGTTGTTCGTGTAGAGCGAACCATTCGTGATCACAACTTGCACTCTGTAATTTTGCTCAAGCATGCGGGGAAACGTAGTAGCGCCGCCTTAGTACGGAAGTTTAATATGACGCCTATTCTATTGGATCCCTATGCTGAAGATGTCTTCAATAATTTACTAGCTATCGCAACGGCTTTTGCAAATCTATGA
- a CDS encoding metal ABC transporter ATP-binding protein, with the protein MTKQMLLENVSFRYGKTGPLIVDHVSCEVYSGDFIGIIGPNGGGKTTLTQLMLGLLQPVCGSISTYSVQDHRPLSIGWVPQHFSYDAAFPITVKETVLSGRLATLPWYGRYTQEDHEAAEEALLTVDLIDYKDSCFSHLSGGQIQRVLLARALAARPEFLLLDEPTANIDPVNQQKILQILSALNKHCTILMITHDLHHTAGCFNRVFFMNKTLTTLADTTKISERFCCNTFGKCP; encoded by the coding sequence ATGACAAAACAAATGCTATTAGAGAATGTGTCCTTCCGCTATGGGAAAACCGGTCCCCTAATTGTTGACCACGTCTCCTGCGAAGTCTATTCTGGGGATTTCATTGGAATTATTGGGCCCAATGGAGGGGGAAAAACAACTCTCACCCAACTCATGCTGGGATTATTACAACCGGTGTGTGGAAGCATCTCTACCTATTCTGTACAAGATCATCGCCCTCTATCCATAGGTTGGGTTCCCCAACATTTTTCCTATGATGCAGCATTTCCTATCACTGTAAAGGAAACTGTTCTGTCTGGAAGGTTGGCGACACTGCCTTGGTATGGACGTTATACACAAGAAGATCATGAAGCTGCTGAAGAAGCCCTTCTTACCGTTGATCTGATAGATTATAAAGACTCTTGCTTTTCCCATTTGTCAGGAGGCCAAATTCAACGTGTTCTCCTAGCTAGAGCTTTGGCTGCGCGTCCTGAATTCCTTTTGTTAGATGAGCCCACAGCCAATATCGACCCCGTCAATCAACAAAAAATCTTACAGATTCTTTCCGCTCTGAATAAACACTGCACTATCCTCATGATCACTCATGATCTGCACCACACAGCAGGTTGTTTCAATCGAGTCTTTTTCATGAATAAAACACTAACAACTTTAGCAGACACCACTAAAATTTCAGAAAGATTCTGCTGCAACACTTTTGGGAAATGCCCATGA
- a CDS encoding metal ABC transporter permease, which translates to MPMISILCSLFPPLLFPSLLAAFGASIAAGIVGSYIVVKRIVSISGSIAHSILGGVGIALWLQYQFNLPISPLHGAIASAIFVAICIGNVHLKYHEREDSIISMIWSIGMAIGIICISKLPSFNSELSDFLFGNILWVTPQDLYFLGILDLFIVATVSICHTRFLALCFDEKYMALNHYSIKTWYLLLLILTAITTVVLMYVMGVILMLSMLVLPVSIACRFSYKMSHIIYIASILNIVCSFLGIMLAYLLDLPVGPVIAILMGGAYSLSLLLKRSYNASTPSPVSPESKINS; encoded by the coding sequence ATGCCCATGATCTCTATTCTCTGTTCTTTGTTCCCGCCTCTTCTATTCCCTTCGCTGCTGGCGGCTTTCGGCGCCTCCATTGCTGCAGGAATCGTAGGCTCTTATATTGTAGTGAAACGCATTGTGTCGATTAGTGGAAGCATAGCACATTCCATTCTAGGAGGAGTTGGTATCGCCCTATGGCTTCAATACCAATTTAATCTCCCTATATCCCCACTACACGGGGCTATTGCTAGTGCTATCTTCGTAGCGATCTGTATTGGGAATGTCCATCTTAAATACCATGAACGCGAAGACTCCATCATTTCTATGATCTGGTCCATTGGTATGGCTATAGGCATTATATGTATATCTAAGCTCCCTTCCTTTAACTCAGAGCTCTCTGATTTTCTTTTTGGCAATATCTTATGGGTCACCCCACAAGATCTTTATTTCCTTGGGATCCTAGATCTGTTTATCGTTGCTACCGTATCCATTTGTCACACACGATTCTTAGCCCTATGCTTCGATGAGAAATACATGGCGTTGAATCATTACTCCATAAAAACTTGGTACCTATTGCTGCTTATCTTAACAGCAATTACGACTGTTGTTCTTATGTATGTCATGGGAGTTATTCTAATGTTGAGCATGTTAGTCCTCCCAGTATCAATAGCCTGTCGTTTCTCCTACAAAATGAGCCACATCATTTACATCGCATCTATCTTAAATATCGTCTGCTCATTCCTAGGAATTATGCTTGCTTATCTCCTAGACTTGCCAGTTGGGCCTGTCATAGCGATTCTCATGGGAGGAGCTTACTCACTGAGTTTACTCTTGAAGAGATCATACAATGCATCTACCCCTTCTCCTGTCAGCCCTGAAAGCAAAATAAATTCTTGA
- the cgtA gene encoding Obg family GTPase CgtA encodes MFVDQITLELRAGKGGNGVVAWRKEKYLPKGGPYGGNGGNGGSILIEAVTNMYSFEEYRNLSFLKADDGQAGASNNRTGRNGKDLVLKVPEGTLLRDAATGELIHDFTKDGERIVVCQGGRGGKGNVFFKTSTNRAPTKATPGKPGEIRLVELELKLIADIGLVGFPNAGKSTLFNTLARTEVKVGAYPFTTLHPSLGLVHQEGMLYQKPWIMADIPGIIEGASQNRGLGLDFLRHIERTRLLLFVIDISGIERHSPEQDLKILMGELLAYKEELKDKDMVIALNKIDQLLPDEREERVALLKQQFPDQEFILLSGLTGEGVDALYDLFKSKLSE; translated from the coding sequence ATGTTTGTTGATCAAATTACATTAGAGTTGCGCGCCGGGAAAGGCGGTAATGGTGTTGTAGCTTGGAGAAAAGAGAAATATCTCCCCAAAGGAGGCCCCTACGGCGGTAATGGGGGGAATGGGGGCTCTATTCTTATCGAAGCAGTGACGAATATGTATTCATTTGAAGAATACCGTAATCTTAGTTTCCTTAAAGCTGATGATGGGCAAGCCGGTGCTAGTAATAATCGTACAGGAAGAAACGGTAAAGACTTAGTATTAAAAGTTCCTGAGGGGACTCTCTTACGGGATGCAGCCACTGGAGAATTGATACACGATTTCACCAAGGATGGTGAACGTATTGTTGTCTGTCAGGGAGGCAGAGGAGGTAAGGGGAATGTTTTCTTTAAAACATCGACTAACCGAGCTCCAACAAAAGCTACTCCAGGTAAACCTGGAGAAATTCGCTTGGTTGAACTGGAACTCAAATTAATAGCTGATATCGGTCTCGTTGGATTCCCTAACGCTGGTAAATCAACCTTATTTAACACTCTTGCACGTACAGAAGTGAAAGTCGGTGCCTATCCGTTTACCACGCTACATCCTTCATTAGGTTTGGTTCATCAAGAAGGAATGCTTTATCAAAAACCTTGGATCATGGCAGATATTCCAGGAATTATTGAAGGAGCGTCGCAAAACCGGGGATTGGGATTGGATTTCCTTCGGCATATTGAACGTACGCGATTACTGTTATTCGTAATCGATATCTCTGGAATAGAAAGACACTCACCCGAACAAGATCTTAAAATCTTAATGGGGGAGCTCTTGGCTTACAAAGAAGAGCTAAAGGATAAAGACATGGTCATCGCTTTAAATAAGATCGATCAGCTACTGCCTGATGAGCGCGAAGAACGTGTAGCTCTTCTTAAACAGCAGTTCCCTGATCAAGAATTTATTTTGCTTTCAGGGCTGACAGGAGAAGGGGTAGATGCATTGTATGATCTCTTCAAGAGTAAACTCAGTGAGTAA
- the rpmA gene encoding 50S ribosomal protein L27, whose translation MAHKKGQGASRNGRDSESKRLGLKVGAGQRVSTGSILVRQRGTKWHPAVNVGRGKDDTLFALVDGIVVMKKTDRTYVSVIPQA comes from the coding sequence ATGGCACATAAGAAAGGTCAGGGAGCAAGCCGTAACGGTCGCGATTCCGAATCAAAGCGTCTTGGGTTGAAAGTTGGCGCAGGGCAGAGAGTTTCTACTGGAAGCATTTTGGTTAGACAACGAGGAACCAAATGGCATCCTGCAGTAAACGTTGGTAGGGGGAAAGACGATACGTTATTTGCATTAGTGGATGGTATCGTTGTAATGAAAAAAACAGATCGTACTTACGTTTCTGTTATCCCACAAGCTTAG
- the rplU gene encoding 50S ribosomal protein L21, whose protein sequence is MEPYAVIQTGNKQYQVRKGDVIDVELLDGISEENKEVLFQDVLFTFDGEKASVGAPTVGNAVVKGELVSFVRGEKVVAYKYKKRKNYHKKIGHRQNYLRVKISDLVM, encoded by the coding sequence ATGGAGCCTTACGCTGTAATTCAGACTGGAAATAAGCAATACCAGGTTCGCAAAGGTGACGTTATAGACGTCGAACTGTTGGATGGGATTTCTGAAGAGAACAAAGAAGTCCTTTTTCAAGATGTATTATTTACTTTTGACGGAGAAAAAGCTTCCGTTGGTGCTCCAACAGTTGGCAACGCTGTAGTGAAAGGAGAATTAGTTTCTTTCGTTCGCGGAGAAAAGGTTGTGGCTTACAAGTACAAAAAACGTAAGAATTATCACAAGAAAATCGGCCATCGTCAAAATTACCTTCGGGTGAAGATTAGCGATTTGGTTATGTAA
- a CDS encoding DUF502 domain-containing protein, with protein sequence MKKHFITGLVILLPLAITIAVVGMIMNFLTQPFVGMVSDVFEKFSFYTKYRAFLRFGLQIVLLFGLFFTTVLLGFLARLMIFKSLLSVYDKILHRIPIIKTVYKAAQQVMTTIFGSQSGSFKQVVMVPFPNREVLCIGLVAGEAPTICSRDADDPMITVFIPTTPNPTSGFLTLFKKSDITFLDMKIEDAFKYVISCGVLNSDPCATSPFIHPQS encoded by the coding sequence ATGAAAAAGCATTTTATTACCGGCCTAGTTATTCTTCTCCCTTTAGCGATTACCATTGCAGTCGTAGGGATGATTATGAATTTTCTTACACAACCCTTCGTTGGCATGGTATCCGATGTGTTCGAAAAATTTAGTTTCTATACCAAATACCGAGCTTTCCTTAGATTTGGTCTACAAATTGTACTTCTATTCGGACTTTTCTTTACCACAGTTCTCCTAGGCTTCCTTGCTCGCCTTATGATTTTCAAATCTTTGTTGTCCGTGTACGACAAAATCCTGCACAGAATCCCAATCATCAAAACAGTGTATAAGGCTGCTCAACAGGTCATGACAACAATCTTTGGGTCTCAATCAGGATCCTTTAAACAAGTGGTTATGGTGCCTTTCCCTAATAGGGAGGTCTTATGCATTGGTCTGGTGGCCGGAGAAGCTCCAACCATATGCTCACGGGATGCTGACGATCCTATGATTACCGTATTTATCCCAACTACTCCGAATCCTACTTCAGGGTTTCTCACGCTATTCAAAAAATCTGACATTACTTTTTTGGATATGAAAATCGAAGACGCCTTTAAATATGTAATCTCTTGTGGAGTATTAAACTCAGATCCCTGCGCTACCTCACCTTTCATACACCCACAGTCTTAG
- a CDS encoding small basic protein: MSRHRSYGKSVKGETKRNVLKRFERIEVLRKLGRWDDATAKKATGLLKTPAIK, from the coding sequence ATGTCTAGACATCGTAGTTACGGGAAGTCCGTCAAGGGAGAGACTAAGAGAAACGTTCTTAAGCGTTTTGAGCGCATCGAAGTGTTACGTAAATTAGGACGCTGGGACGATGCTACTGCTAAAAAAGCCACAGGGCTTCTTAAGACTCCTGCAATCAAGTAA
- the ybeY gene encoding rRNA maturation RNase YbeY has protein sequence MLILDRSSPQIFISNEQQDVSIDLQSAQRLVVLFLELQKVSTDQVYVYFLDDTALAQLHDEQFSDPSPTDTITLPIDKPGIASFPHVLGEAFVSPKAAMRFLEQYTEDQLYHEISRYVVHSLLHMLGYDDQTDEDKRIMQEQEDVSLSFLAEHQALLRPAV, from the coding sequence TTGCTTATTTTGGATCGATCTTCTCCTCAAATTTTTATTTCTAACGAACAACAAGATGTTAGCATAGATTTACAATCTGCTCAGCGTCTTGTTGTTCTGTTTTTGGAACTACAAAAAGTTTCTACAGATCAGGTGTATGTTTATTTTCTAGACGACACAGCTCTTGCTCAGCTCCATGACGAGCAATTTTCTGATCCTTCCCCAACAGATACCATTACTCTTCCCATAGATAAGCCTGGAATTGCTTCCTTTCCTCATGTTTTAGGAGAGGCTTTTGTAAGCCCTAAAGCAGCTATGCGATTCTTGGAACAATATACCGAAGACCAATTGTATCATGAAATCTCGCGCTATGTCGTCCACTCCTTACTGCATATGCTAGGGTATGATGATCAAACCGATGAAGACAAACGCATCATGCAAGAACAGGAAGATGTATCCCTTTCCTTTTTAGCTGAACACCAGGCGTTATTACGTCCTGCAGTATAA